A window of Ananas comosus cultivar F153 linkage group 11, ASM154086v1, whole genome shotgun sequence genomic DNA:
aagattgggatgatggtggtaggtggtagtaggtggaatagtatttgatccaagaacTATTAGTAAGCAAGGAGTAGATTCAAAGGCTATCTAAAAGCAGCAAGAGggtgatacttctaaaagtattctagctcaattttatatatatatatatatatatatataaaagaaaaaagctcCCATTCCTTATCGCACGATTCTCCCCCTCCCCAAACCCTTTTCGACGCATGGAGCACTACGCAACCCTCTCCAATGGCGACGACGCCCCCTCCCTCTCCAACGGCAGCGACGAAACCCTAAGCCAGATCTCCCACTATTCCTCCGCCGGCGACTCCCACGAGaacatcggcggcggcggcggcggccgcggcgatGGCGAGTTTAAGGGGCTCATGGCGGAGATCGGGAGCTTGAAGGCGGAGAAGCGGGAGCTCGAGCGCCAGCTCGAGGAGGCGCGGCGCGAGcgcggcgtcgtcgccgccgaGGCCCACCGCCTCGAGGGCGAGATCGAGCGCGTGCGCACGGacctcgtcgccgccgcctccgccgcgatGGATGCCGATGCCCTGGCGGAGGAGCTCAGAGCCGAGCGGGACAAGCTCAGGGCCGAGATCGAGAAGCTCTCCGCCGCGGCGGAGTTGAAGGAGAGGGCGATCGCCGCGCTGGAGCGGATGGTGGGGACTCTGGAAGAGGCCaaggagaaggcggcgaaggtgagCAGGGAGCGCGAGGAGGATCTGATGAAGCGGAACGCGCTTCTGCTGGCGAAGATCCAGGAGAAGGACATCGCCCTGACGAAACTCAGCAAGAGTAACTCCTCTCTGGAAGAGGAGATTATCAAGCTTAAGGATGCCCTCATGGTGTCCAAGGAGAGGAACGCCGTGCTCGAAGGCGAGATCGGCGAGAAGACGAACGACGCGGAGGCCGCCTCCCCCGCCCCCGCCACTGCCGCAGTGCTCGGGGCCGTAGCGCTCGGAGCGGCGTCGGCGGGAGCTGCGGCCGCTGCGGCTGTGACCGCGGTTTACCTTCACCGTAGAAGGTAGAGGTAATGAGCACGAACACTCTCTGATCAGAGTTTTTGCCTTATCCTATTATCCTGTTGTTTCAGCTTGTTCTTAATTGTCATAGGTTTACTATTTTTGCTACACAAGAAACATCTCTGATGAGGGCTTTACTCATCTGCTGCTATTACTGCTTTGTTGGGCAAAACTGTTGTTGCCGAGTCTTTCGAATGCCTTCTTGGGAAGTTTCTGATAAGAATTCTAGCCTAACTTTTTGACTGGAAATGGATTGTTGTTGGGCCAGATTTTTGTTAGGGCATGAAGATTTGTCACTTGGTGAATGCTATGTTTCTTACATACTATGATTTGTGAGGATTTGGAAAAAGTAATCTTGATTGTGTTTGCTTTGCTGTTGTTTATTGTGAATTCTCGATGTTCTATTTTAAGTGTGTTGCCTACCGAGTCACTTGGTTGTTCGTAATTTGAAGTAGTGTGAGAGCCTTGAAGAGTTTGTGTATCTCTTTGAATGCTTCTATTGGGAATTTTCTGATAAGAATTGTAGCCCAACTTTTTGATCGGAATGTTCTTGCCTCGGATTTTTATTAGGGTATGAAGATTTCTCACTTGATGAATGCTATAGTTCTTATATAGTACAATTTGTGATGACTTGGATTGCAAAACAGGGAAAGTAACCTTGATTGTGTTTGCTTTGTTGTTCTGTATTTTGATGTGTTGCCTACTGAGTTACTTGGTTGTTTCTAATGAATTTGAAGTATTATGGGAATCTTGAAGAGTTTTGAGTACCCCTGTGAATGCTCATCTTGAGAGGTTTTTGATAAAATGTAGCCTAACTTTTTTGATTGAAATCTTCTTGACAGCACGAAATCTCCCATTTGGCGGACGTTTTTCTTACATAGTGCTTTGTGACATTTGGCTTGCGAAAGAGTGAAGACTGACTATGTTCTTGATCTTGTTTAGTTGTTGTTCTGGGTTGTTGATCCTCCATACTCCATTTTAACTCTGTTGCCTACTGGCCCACTTGGTTGTCCCTTATGATTTTAGAATTATCAAGGTAGTCTTGAAACTTGTGTTTCGAATTGGTTTGAGagtttgttttaaaaatttgcCGCTATCTGGCAGTTCTTTACTGAATTGAAGTTTGGAAACTCCAGGCAATGAAACATTTATCAGCATGAAGTATTTTCTTGGCCATGGCTCTTCACTCCACCATCTATTGAttagtttcctttctcttcAGAGTGCTAGAAACAATTTAGTTTTTGTCAGTTTGTATATAATCAGTTTAGGACTTTAAGTATTTGGTGATACTGTCATTTTTGTTTCTCTGCTCACCCAATTATTATGTTATGAAATGGGTAGCTGATGAGTCTTAGGGGTACTTGAGTCTCTAGATTACGTTCTACTTCTAGCTAGTACTTTATTGTGGAACGGATATATTATTGATGCAAGCCAACAGAAAACCAAATATGTGTGGATACTCAAAAACTCAAACCAGCCATAAACCTGGATTGTTATCCACAAAAGATCCTTCAATTTCTGTATTTGCAAAAGATGGTTCCTCCCAGGTTTGTGGTAGCATTTGATAATTCCAATTTACGTCGCACCGttttcctccttttcttctcctcctttttacCGTTCTTCTtgttccttctccttctttttggTCTTATGTTTCTCCTTCTTAATACACACTTTATCCTTGGAAAAAATAACAATACACCCTATTTTCTGACATGTAAATGAAGGTTCAAAATATTTGGATCGAGTTTTGTTCTTATTAGAGTTCTAGTGTCCCCTTTTGGCAATTTTGATGGTATATACAATTCAGGATTTGATTCCAGATGTGTTATGAACAGTCTTAGGACTTGTTGAAATATGAGAGTAACCTGTTTTGGCAGTTTAGACAATTCCAGGTTTTGGTTCTGAATGTGTTATGAACAGTCCCAGGACTGacttgaaatataaaaataagtacCTAGAAAGGactttttttccaaataaccctagaaaatattataatcagCTAAATGACCCTACtaagaaaatattataatcagCCATATAAAAATATGgctgttaggattatatatggaaaataaaaaaaagcgaGGTTGTTAGTATTGTATGGGGATTAtcagaatttttgtttgattgttaggatgGTATCGATAGATTATTGggatttttgtttgtttgttaaGATTGTATGCAATTTGTTAAAATTAGGATTATATggaaaatagaaagaaacaatAAAGGAGAaagatggtgaatgattcaccgcttttgtGAGAAATTAGAAAGGTGGTGAATCATTACCGCCGTCATGAAGGcagtaaacgattcaccgcctttaagaGAAAATTTCACTTTCGCTCCTACATGGCAAAAAGTGGGTTAGTTTgccaattattatttttatagggTTATTTATCCGATTAGAGAATTTTATAaggttattttgaaaaaaaaagtccaCCTAGAAATAGAATTAAGAGAATTAAGATATCTAAACTAGTTTTACAATGACCATGGTAAACCTTCCATATTGCCTTCTGTCAATCGAATCAATCAATAGATGAATCAGATTTGGTCGTAACAGTTAGGTTTCGTAAATCTGAAATCCCACTTTTTTTAACTAGTCATTCTTAAGGCTCATCTTTTAACGATTTTCGGCTTAGCTTCAGACCTTTAGTTTTGAATCGACACTTATTGCATGTTTGTTTCGCCGAAATTAGACTTTGGATTTAACTGGAGTTCAGGTGAAAATGACTTCTTTTCCGCTGTTTGTTTTTTATGGTTGTGGAAGTGAAGTTCTCCCATTTGCTGTTCGTTTCGTAGAAAATGAATGGCGTAAAATGATATTGTTACCACTtatataacttaataaataatgaaCTATaatgtaataatttaaaaataatataatatataattatataaaataatatattataaataaataaataggttTATTCTTTtatgttaattatattttttctctcacaTCTCTTTTttgtaattgacttcgccccgcCCTGGGGTGAAGTCAAGTTACAGTGTTTTGGAAAACTCAAGTTTCGGCCATAACTACATTACAGTGAACAAAACACTGGAAGTGTTCATTTacggggtttagggtttacctTTTCACTTTCGCCCAAACATACAAGCCCGGACTGAAACTGAATTTAGCCTTTGATATGGAGATTCTACTGAAACTTAGAAGTTCAAAGCATGAGGCAGATGCCTCTTTTTTCTGATGGTTTTCGAGTTTGTTTTCTCTTGCTTTCGCATGCTACTTCGTACAATGACTTCTTCAGCTTGACAAGTAAATGCTTTGATCATCTTGTTTTCTATCGTAAATCCGAGTCGCCTTTCAATTGTAAATGCCTGTGTGAGGCATGTAGTTTTGAAATTCACCAACTCAATAACTAGGAAGAGATTAATTTGTCCTGTGAGGACTACAATGAAATATTCTTACGAAGTTTaaggatgaaaataaaatattgttaaaaaGTTCAGGATTTCAAATGTGGAATCTAAGCAAATAGTTGGTTCGAAGGATTTGAGACTTGGAATGGGAATCAGAATAAGCCCTTTTCGTTGTTAGCATTTGGTTTGAGAGATTGATATTTCGATTTTCATTCCGGGAAGAATCAAATTCTTCCAAAATGGCTCCCATTGTGGAGGTGATTGTCAGTTTTGATTCCGAAAgggatagaaaaaataatattttcttttcactaataattacttaaattcaaatataaatataaaaaaaattatgaggcTAAATTATTATCGcaaatttgtatttgaatttaCTGTAACATAATACATGTGAGCAAtacccaaaaataataataatactcaaTAATAATGCAAAGTGTACAACACAAGAGTGcttatcaataaataaatacatgatATTCCCTTTACAAGCACTTAATGTCCCTCCTCTTTTCAAAGTGGAGAGGTACTTGAAATTTTTTGCTATGGACACAAATTTGTTGTCTCACGCTGTAGCATAGCATATTAACTCCCTCTAAAGCAAAATCTAGCATAAAAGTTGTAAAGAAGGGGGTGGGATCTCACCTCATTCTGACGACATGCGAAGCTCGACGAGCGAAGCGTAAACTCCCTCCTTCAATCCCATCAGTGTTTCGTGCCTTCCTTTTTCGACTATCATACCATTCTTCAGAACCACAATCATATCAGCTCCCTTTATCGTAGATAGCCTGTGCGCCACGACCACTGTCGTCCGCCCGACCATTACCCTGTCTAGTGCTTCTTGAACCACGTGCTCGGATTCTGCATCTAGAGCGCTCGTGGCCTCGTCAAGCAGAAGCACTGTCGGGTCCTTCAGAATGGCCCTTGCGATGGCTATTCTTTGCTTCTGACCGCCGGACAGTTGAATGCCTCGCTCTCCGACCGGCGTGTCGTATCCCTGAGGCAATCCCGATATGAATTGATGCGCGTTGGCTGTCTTAGCTACTTTGACGATCTCTTCCTCGGAGGCCTCCCCCTCTTTCCCGTACGCTATATTGGTGCGAATTGTGTCGTTGAACAGCACGGGCTCTTGGCTCACCAACCCCATCTGTTGCCTCAGCCAACTTTGAGCGTCTCGATTTCGACCCCGTCGAACAAGATCTTACCCGAATCGGGATCGTAGAACCTCTCCAGTAGTGAGATCACCGTTGATTTTCCGCTGCCGCTCTCTCCGACAAGCGCGACGGTCTATCGGACCAATAGCAAGCATGAATTAGCAACATCATCTCTATACAATAGTTTAATATCAATAACAAAAAGGGATTTGCACGCAAGTAAATCCCTGCTAAATTATCTGTTTACAAAATCAGATGATTTTTCGACTCAAGATATGCTATTTCCATAAGAAGCTGCACCTTCTGAagggtatatatgaaaatttagattttgtaaAAGGGTATATAAACATAAAAGCCCCTAACATCAAATTAAGTGATGCATTAAAATGGCTACCTTTCCAGAGTGAATTGTCAAGGAGAAGTTTGTAAAAATTGGAATATTCGGACGAGACGGGTACTTGAAGGCGACGTGGCGAAATTCGATGTCTCCTTTAACATTTGCTAAGACCACACCCTCCTCGCTGCTCGAATCGACCTTGGACTTTCGATCGATGATTCCGAATATTGAAGCAGTCGACTCCTTGGCCTTGGTGGAATCTGCGCCTAATGCGCTCGTCTGCGAGATTCCTATAGTAGCCAGAACTAGTGCGAAGAAAACCTGCAGATCAACGGTAGTAGCAAGAGCTTCAGTAGAAGTGCTGTTTGGTAAAGCAGTAACGTACAACGGAAGCAAAAGCGTCAGTATGGTGAATGCTTGTTTACAGCTTTCTGGAATGCAGAAGCTATTGCAGAAGCCAAGCCAGACAGGCCTGTGAGTATGCAAGTTCGAAGATGATGCATTGTGTTCTCACTCTGAAGACATCTGAAAAAGTGGCTTTGCCGTCATGCACAAATCGTGCTCCAATGTAGAAACAAAGCGCGTACGTCAGGTAGAGAGTGAAGAACGAGAAACCGTAGCCGAAGCCGCTTATAAGCCCCTGTCGCACTCCTTGTTtcactggtgcttcgcatttcTTTTTGTAGGTTTCCATCACTCTTTGCTCAGCGGAGAAAGATGCCACGGTTCGGATACCGCTCACGGCGTCGTTCGCCACCTGACTTGCTTCCTCATACATCATCTGcaacaaaaattgaaaatcaGTTTCTCTGTGATTACTAGAAGGCTTGAATTGTTGGTCTCAATTGCTACAACTGCTGTTTCAATTTCAGTTACTAGTTAGAAAGTGTTCAAGAGTTTCGAAGAGACAAAATCGAATATAGAGAAATCAAAATTGtcataaaatactaattttggcATTGTAAGCTACATAATAAACAATTGTACTATCTGTAAGCTACTTTCAACTAATTTCTGATCTATTTTCTGAGAGTATTTTTTAGGCATATCCTAGAAGATCTCCTGAAATACTGCTGATGAGTGATTCAATTATAAATGAGAAAACTGTTCGTCATCAACAGCACTTGATGGGATCTTCCAAGGTCCCCCAAGTGCttcttattttctaaaattaagcCCTTGTTTAGACCCATACTTAGCCGAAATGCTTCGGCTTGGATAGGTTTGGAACCCTAGCGGTTGATCGACAACAACTATCGAAGAAGCAGAAACATTTGAATTTAACATTACCTTAGCATCTGCACTATACCCCTTCATAAACTTTATCTGTGCATAACCTTGGAAACCCACCAAAGGGATCACCACTGTGATAATAAGTGCTAGCCTCCAACTCGCGACCATTGCTACGATAAACCCCGTGAGAAGCGTCGAAAGGCATTGAACCATCAAAGCCAACGTATCCCCCAGAAGTCGCCGAACATTCGTAGCATCAATCGATAGCCTTGCGCCAATCGCCCCACTGcaagaaaagaagaacaaaagaagTTTTTTAAGCATGGTGCAAAACTCTCGACAACATTCGGAAAGTAAGATGGTGGAATTGCTATGCTTTAATAGACCTGGAATTGCGAGGGTCGTCGAACCAGTTGATTTCTTGGTGGATGATTCTTTGAAACGACATGGAACGGATGCGTTCTACGAGCCTCCCGCCTGCTACTCCGAACAAGAAATTCTCGATCGGTATCACGAACAACGCGGTTATGCCCAACACGACATACATCGATGTCCAGAAGTTTGAATCCTTTTGCAATTGATGCGGCTCTTCGAAGAATATCTTTATAGAGATCGACAGCAAAATACCGAACACCGGGAAGAGGACTCCGTGTATTGCTGCGGCTATCGATCCTAAGAGCAGAACCGGGATTTCCGGCTTGTTAAGAGAGATCAATCTTGTGATAGGAACTTCTTTTGGAGCCCCAACGTCACCGACAACTTCTTTATCTTCTGTTTCATCTTGAGGTCCAGCTTGAACTTCCATCGGGCCGGTTAAGCTGAAAGGAATGGTGAAAGAATGCCTGCTGCTACTGCCGATCGAGGATCCTCGACTTGCTGACCTTTCGAATGATATGCTCCTTTTCGATTTGCTCAGCGATTTCGACTCGTTGCTCAAACTGCGCATCGCGGAGTCACCGACGTGTTCTTTTGTTTCCTTGTGAGTTTCTTGCAAATGGATGAGTTGGGAATAAGCGCCATCGGGGTTCCTTATCAACTCGTCGTGACAACCTGCATTTTTAGTAATTTGCTTAGAATCTATTAACATACTTTCTAAAGTAGGTAGTAAACTAAACAAATAACTAACTTTACGGACGAAAGTGTTAAAATTGAAAGGAATCAAGTGCGCCCTCGAAAGGAAGTGATTGTAATGTGCAAGATGAAAAAACCTTGTTCCACTATCTTTCCCTGATGCACGACGGATATTGTACCCGCATTCCTCACGGTGCTTAGGCGATGAGCGACGACGATGGTCGTTCTCTTGAGCATGACCCTATTGAGTGCCTCTTGAACTATTCTCTCGGACTCCACATCTAGTGCACTTGTCGCTTCGTCAAGCAATAAGATCTTTGGGTCCTTCAGAATTGCCCTTGCGATCGCAATCCTTTGCTTCTGTCCCCCCGAAAGTTGCGCCCCACGCTCACCAACCATTGTATCCAGGCCctaaaaacataatcaaatgaatataaactcataaaaaactaaaaaacaatGATCAAATTGTTAACAATATATGCAAAATTGTGCAAACTACTTTGCAGCCGTCTtatttatgcaaaaaaaaagaagaagttttTGCATTTAAATAGTGTTTTCAGGAACACATGCAAATACCAACTTCGTATTATTATTCACACAATTTGACACATTTTCAGAGGTATATTTGTACTGAAACCTTCTTGCATTCCTTACATTGGGCAACTTGTCAATGAAATTCGTCGCATTCGCGAGCTCGGTCGCCCTCTTGATCTCTTCGAGTGTCGCTTTCTTTTTACTGTATGTTATGTTCTCTTTGATGGTTGTCATAAACAACAATGGTTCTTGGCTAACAAGTCCAATCTTTTCTCTTATCCAACTAAGCCTCAAACTCTTTATGTTAACTCCGTCTATCAAAACTTCGCCTGCTTGCGGATCGTAGAACCTCTCCACTAGGTTTATAACAGTTGATTTTCCACTGCCGCTCTCTCCGACGATAGCCATTGTCGTACCGCTTGACACTTTCAACGAGAATCCGTTGAATATGGGGTAGTCGGGCCGCGTAGGGTAGCTGAAGTAGACATCTTGGAGCTCGACATCACCCTTCATGTCTTCTAACACGACGCCGCTCGTGTTGTATGCGTCGATCTCCGGCTTCCGTCTGATTGTTTCGAACATTCTGTATGCTGCAGCTTGTCCTTCAGCAAAGGCAGTCACACATGGGGTTGCCTGACCTAAAGACCTGCAAAGGAAAAGCAAAATTCAACTCAAAAGTAGTAACTAAAACTTACTATGTAAAACATCATTTCATCATAGAGCTAGATATGTGATAGAATAGTGCTTCTACATAGCAATTTATTCTTTGGAGAGATTCATGTATATCGCTagaaaatcttaattttaatgCCTTTAAAAATTGATGgctaaaataaagaaaaccTTCTTGTAAATATCCTTCTCTTTTACTTTCCCTTCCTGATTTTTAAGAACCTTCATTTTaccctcttaaaatttcaaCGATGCATTTTGCCCTCCTTTATTATAGTTCTATTATTATTTcatccatttcttataattttttactgaaAATGTACTTGAAAATGACAGAAATACATtaaaacattattatttttttcttatgaaGTTAGTAAAGGCAATTTGTTCATTTCGTTCCCTCCATTAATGCCGTAATCTCTTGAAaccatttctaaaattttaagggggcaaaatgCAGGTTTTTGTAAGTCacggaggaaaagtgaaaaagcagatATTTATAGGAGGTTTTTCTATGTTTTAGCCAAAATTGATTTTGCAAACCTTCTATTATATGTCATACACAATCGGCAAAGGGGACCAGTTTATTGTCACTGTCAGCACATGCCCACTGTGCCGGTGTGCTGGTGTGGTGTTGTGGATGTGGCATATCAACACGCCCCGTGCCAGTTGCATGACAATCCTTGGCCTTGTAGTTGCAAAATCTACTTTATCCTTTAATACATGGATTAATGAGGTGAAGTGATATTAACATATCCATTTTTGATAGCGGCAGATCGTTCATATCTATTGAATCTAGTCAGGTTCAGAATGAACGGTAACCGAATTCAATAAATTGATCTATCAATATCAAAATCAGCTTTTCTAGCAGCATCACCCCCGTTGGTAAACTCACATTGCACCGGTCATGACCGCGAACAAAACATTGACGACCGTTCCTCCGGTGTAGCCTTTGTTGATAATCAACCTGGAACCATACCATATCGCCAACGCGTAGCTCCAGAACAAGACCATGAAAACAGTTCCCATTCCCAGGCCAGCAGCAGTCCCTTCTTGGACAGCAGACAAGTAGGCAGGTCTGATGAACTTGTTGTACAGGGCAATAGCTTTCTTCTCACCATTGAAGGAAGCAACCTTTTCATATGTGATAAGTGAATTAGAGAATAATAGTTCTGCAAAATCAGAAGAACCTTATATGCCCTTAAAAAACTAGGGGTTTGTTTGGCCCTTCTACTGCTTCCACTTTTACCAACAACAGTAGATTCTGGTAGTTCGTTTggcaagggaaaaaaaaaaattcaggttTCTGTTGAAGCAGGAAGCTGAAATAAGATTATGAGAGTGAAAAGTAGAAAACCCAATTTGGTGTTTCTGATTTTGCTACAAAAAACTGTTGACAATATTTTACTAAAGTACTTCTTTTAATAGTACTACTTAGGCAATACTTCGTCAGATAACACTATACCCTATAACAGGGCCTAACTGGCACTtagtttttttcaattttgcccttGCACTGGGAGAACTTACTTCTGAAAGTAAGATCTTGTATGCACTTAGTTTCACAGGGtctatatgctttcttttttttctccatagGAAACTAAGattatatgctatatatatatatatattatattatattttgtagaaGATCTTACTACTGAaagtatataaattatttactcACTGTTCTGATGGACCCAATTGTTTGCTCGACAACATTTCCCGCGTTGCTGTACGTCGCTTGCCGGCGGCTCGTCATTTTCGAGACGAACCACGACATGGTCGTGCAGGCGATGACCAACGGCGGAATGCTCGACAACATCACTAGAGATAGAAGCCATCCTTTTGTGAATGCTATAATGAATCCGCCCAAGAATGTCGCAACAAGTTGTATGAACTTCCCTACCTGAAACCAaagcaaacaaacaaaagaaaaaaaaaaacgacatcTACATTGTATTAAACATTTAATGTTCAATATGTCTCATGAGAGGTAGGAAAAGTAACACAAACTCTTATTTCCAAAGTATAGTGATTGATTGGAGAAAAGTGGTTACAATGCATTTTACATACTTTTGTGGAGTGTTACAACTTTTTATGACCCTTCTtgctaaatatataaaaaatataaaaataccatttctactagcttaagcttttgaagtATAATGCTTAGAAGTCCTGAGTTCTAGTGACAACATGCTTCTCGTAGTTTACGTTATGGGCCTATCAAAAAATCTCGAGCCctgcttaagttttttttcGAAACAATGATTATTTCATTTAATTTGAGACTTCTTTAACCATAAAAGgcaaaaatctaattatatgatcaatttaaatttcttcTATTGTAGACCAATGTGTAATCAGATGCTTAAATGGTGTTTGATTACTTAGAAAATCGCGGGAAACTGTTTTCTAGAAAAGAAAGTTTTCaatggaaaatagaaaaattggttacgaaaatcaaaattttgaaagattagataacttttatacatttttacctgaAAAAACTTCCTTAATTTCTTATGAATTAAAGTTTCATAAAAAAAAGACTAAGACATGCATGTAATTGTTAAGGGAAATGCTGCTCTTTTTGTTCTTCTCTTTGTTGTGTAGGAACAAGCTTTGAAGTTTTTCGCACCTTTTCGCCGATAGCATCTTGAATGAGTATCGTGTCGCCAGACATCCTCGTGACCGCCTGCCCAGTCGTCATCTCCTTGTCGAAGAATGCGATGTCCTGCCTCAGTATCGCCTTCAGGTACAGCCCTCGAATCCGCGCCGCCTGTCTTTCCCCAGTCACCATCCAACATGCCACCTCTGAAATAGTCAGTAAGTCAGATTATGTTTTAGTTGGTAATTTCTGATTCCAGACTTTCTGAAACTGAGTTGGTATAGCATTATGACTGATAATTCTAGTGATAATTCTAGTGGTAATTCTAGTGGTAATTCTATTGTGTTTATAAGATAGCAAATCTGATGCATAATATGATTATGATCTCATTGAAGGAAATGTACACAATTAGATGTGATTAAAATGTGCATCATTTGGCCTTAACCATCAGAGAGTGCATTTGTAGAAGTATTCCTCCTTTTGCTTCGTGATAATAGGCCCAGGAGACCAATAAGTTTAGTCGAATGAGCACAATAAATTGAGTGGAATTGCAATCTATTGTAGACTAACGACACGAGGCCCAATAACGTCCATGTGGATTGAATAAGGTTAAAACCTATGAACACTGTGATCGTGCCCTTTCAATGTGCATGCCCTCTCTATCTGCACATACCTTTAAGATAGTTGATTAGCGGTTACTATTCATAGTCGACACTCtaatgtgtgtatatatatagaagtaggctattaatagtaccaagtcattggcgctattaggttttcggcttttggatgaaaggatgtgtcGCTAGGATGGTAGTGGTATTTTAGGGCTGAgcgggtggttagttgaatagtatgatctaacggatgaaaatgatcaaaatgatagatttaacggcgaaaaatttgatagcactaagagcttggtgctattgttgtatatatatacatatatacatacatatagaacgaggctggtatactatcggtagcatggaagcctccgtgctaccaagttattttcgatgatatggctttcaaatcaacgatcggctctgttagacttgatctatactattgaaaatatttggaaactaaatttcataatttttcgacattatttggctagtgatcaaaaggtttcaaaaaatgacaattttaatagccgGTGTGATGCGTTTGTcaatttaacgatgtaaaacaatccaatctgataaattttttatagaattttttttttactatttagagtaagatcaatacatctgatcttaaattcaagtcttttatcattattttttatgagatttttattttcaaccgttcatttttcgactacttgtttgataagtaaatgatgccgaaaaattataaaatttagttttcaaatactttcaatagtgtacaTCAAGTCTAagcagatcgtcgatttggaagccgcataattgaaaacaatttggtagcatggaggcttccgtgctaccgatagtataccagcctagctctcctctctctctctctctctctctctatata
This region includes:
- the LOC109717472 gene encoding calcium-binding and coiled-coil domain-containing protein 1-like, coding for MEHYATLSNGDDAPSLSNGSDETLSQISHYSSAGDSHENIGGGGGGRGDGEFKGLMAEIGSLKAEKRELERQLEEARRERGVVAAEAHRLEGEIERVRTDLVAAASAAMDADALAEELRAERDKLRAEIEKLSAAAELKERAIAALERMVGTLEEAKEKAAKVSREREEDLMKRNALLLAKIQEKDIALTKLSKSNSSLEEEIIKLKDALMVSKERNAVLEGEIGEKTNDAEAASPAPATAAVLGAVALGAASAGAAAAAAVTAVYLHRRR
- the LOC109717473 gene encoding LOW QUALITY PROTEIN: ABC transporter B family member 4-like (The sequence of the model RefSeq protein was modified relative to this genomic sequence to represent the inferred CDS: inserted 1 base in 1 codon), coding for MAVGAAAAVANGVSQPLMTVIFGQAIDVFGGGDVNSVLRRINTVVLNFVYLAIGSMVASFFQVACWMVTGERQAARIRGLYLKAILRQDIAFFDKEMTTGQAVTRMSGDTILIQDAIGEKVGKFIQLVATFLGGFIIAFTKGWLLSLVMLSSIPPLVIACTTMSWFVSKMTSRRQATYSNAGNVVEQTIGSIRTVASFNGEKKAIALYNKFIRPAYLSAVQEGTAAGLGMGTVFMVLFWSYALAIWYGSRLIINKGYTGGTVVNVLFAVMTGAMSLGQATPCVTAFAEGQAAAYRMFETIRRKPEIDAYNTSGVVLEDMKGDVELQDVYFSYPTRPDYPIFNGFSLKVSSGTTMAIVGESGSGKSTVINLVERFYDPQAGEVLIDGVNIKSLRLSWIREKIGLVSQEPLLFMTTIKENITYSKKKATLEEIKRATELANATNFIDKLPNGLDTMVGERGAQLSGGQKQRIAIARAILKDPKILLLDEATSALDVESERIVQEALNRVMLKRTTIVVAHRLSTVRNAGTISVVHQGKIVEQGCHDELIRNPDGAYSQLIHLQETHKETKEHVGDSAMRSLSNESKSLSKSKRSISFERSASRGSSIGSSSRHSFTIPFSLTGPMEVQAGPQDETEDKEVVGDVGAPKEVPITRLISLNKPEIPVLLLGSIAAAIHGVLFPVFGILLSISIKIFFEEPHQLQKDSNFWTSMYVVLGITALFVIPIENFLFGVAGGRLVERIRSMSFQRIIHQEINWFDDPRNSSGAIGARLSIDATNVRRLLGDTLALMVQCLSTLLTGFIVAMVASWRLALIITVVIPLVGFQGYAQIKFMKGYSADAKMMYEEASQVANDAVSGIRTVASFSAEQRVMETYKKKCEAPVKQGVRQGLISGFGYGFSFFTLYLTYALCFYIGARFVHDGKATFSDVFRVFFALVLATIGISQTSALGADSTKAKESTASIFGIIDRKSKVDSSSEEGVVLANVKGDIEFRHVAFKYPSRPNIPIFTNFSLTIHSGKTVALVGESGSGKSTVISLLERFYDPDSGKILFDGVEIETLKXWLRQQMGLVSQEPVLFNDTIRTNIAYGKEGEASEEEIVKVAKTANAHQFISGLPQGYDTPVGERGIQLSGGQKQRIAIARAILKDPTVLLLDEATSALDAESEHVVQEALDRVMVGRTTVVVAHRLSTIKGADMIVVLKNGMIVEKGRHETLMGLKEGVYASLVELRMSSE